The genomic stretch TTGTGGTTCGGCGAATAATGTTGTGAGACTCCCTCTATCCTTCGGCCCAAAAAGCATTGGGATAAGTGCGTGAGTTCCCGGGCATCACACCTGAACCCGCAAAGCTTGTTGTTTTCGGCCTGCAGGACACAAGCATGGAGTCCCGGCGCAGTGTGCCGGGCCTCTTCAAGTGGCTTGATAATCGCGCATTTATGCTGTGGCACACATTGAATCCGTCGGCTCATAAACGTCTACCTTCCTGCGGTCGGTTTCTCCTGGGCGGGTGTGGCGTTAATTTCAATTTGATCCGTGACAACAATAAGGTTTAACGCCAGTTGTGTCGACGGACGAGCATGCGTGGAAGGGGCGACGCGGTACGAATTCGGGGTGGCGATAATTGCTTGCTGTTCCGGAATTGATGAGCATGCGGACATCTCGGCGCACGACGGTTTAAGGCGAAAATGATTCTGTAAAACCCAATGAGAGAAGACGACGGTCGTAAGCTTTCGCATGAAGCGCTCGAACAAATCCGGATCCACGCAGTCATGCGCGTCCAGGCTGGTGAGTCGCCAGGGAATGTCATTCGTGCGCTTGGATTCACCCGGCCGCGCATCTATGAATGGCTGGCAGCCTACCGCAGAGGCGGCATTGAGGCGTTGCGTTCCAAGCCGGTTCCCGGGCGCCCCATGAAGCTGTCCGTAGAAGATGTGAACTTCATATACGAAGCTGTGACTACCAAGACCCCAATGCAATTGGAATTCGAGTCTGCGTTGTGGTCGCGTGACATTGTGCGCGAACTGATCCGTCGCCATTTGGGGATCGGGATGTCGAAGAATTCAGTCGTTAGGCTGCTTAGTAAGCTCGGGCTTTCCGCACAACGGCCTTTGGCGCGCGCATATCATCGCGATCCTGAATTGACCGACACATGGATGCGGGAGCAGTACCCGGCAATCGTGAAGAAAGCTAGGTCCGTCGGCGCACGGATCATGTTCGTGGATGAGTCGATGGTTCAGTCGGGCTGTCGCAGCGGGACGAGCTACGCAAAGAGGGGAAAAGCGTCGCTAGTCGGGGTAACGAATGGACGCTTCAAGGGTAATCTGATTTCGGTGATCAACTCTCACGGGGAAGTACGCTTCATGTTTGCTGAAGGCCCGTTGAATGTCGAGGTATACGTCGACTTCGTGACGCGACTACTCCTTACCGAAGACGGCCCAATTTTTCTGATTGCAGATGGCCAGTCGATACATCAAACGAAGGCGGTTAAGCAGCTCGCTGCGCAGTCCGACGGTCGCTTGCACATGTTCCAGCTACCGCGTTATTCATCAAGCCATGTATCTTGATGGGCCGCCGTAGTGTCGTGAGTTAGAAGTTCGTAGAATCAATTCTCCGTTCTTTCCGGAATGACGAAGTGCTGGTCACCACGCCGCTCGAAATCGCGTAGGCTCGACGCGTTCGGGTTATTACAGAACATCGCCTGGTCCGCGAAAGTGGCTCGGCGCTGGAGCCGGCTTCACCGATAGTTAAGACGAGCACGGGCATCGTGACATTCATATGTGGAGCCGACCGTATCATTCATCAATTGCTGTGTTCACAGTTTCACCACATTGGCCGCTGTCGATGTGTTTTGCAGTAACGTCGCTCGGACGGATCCGGGCGCTTACGTCAAGGAAAATTTTATGACTGTGCGTTCTGGCAAGCGCAACTTCGCGCGCATTGACCGACTTCCCCCTTACGTCTTCAACATTACCGCCGAACTCAAGCTCGCCGCCAGACGCCGCGGTGAGGACATCATCGATATGAGCATGGGCAATCCCGATGGCGCCACTCCGGCGCATATCGTGGCAAAGCTTAATGAGGTAGCTCTACGGCCCGACACGCACGGCTATTCGACGTCCAGAGGCATTCCGAGGCTACGTCGGGCAATTTCGCGGTGGTACGAAACGCGATACGGGGTGGACATCGATCCAGATAGCGAAACCATCGTTACGATCGGATCGAAGGAAGGTCTCGCCCACCTGATGCTCGCTACGCTCGATCGTGGAGACACGGTCCTCGTGCCTGACCCAAGTTATCCAATTCACATCTATGGTGCGGTCATTGCTGGTGCAGATATCCGCTCTGTGCCGCTGATTCCAGGCGTTGATTTCTTCGCTGAGCTTGAAAACGCGATTCGGGGCAGCTACCCGAAGCCGAAGATGATGATCCTCGGTTTTCCGTCTAATCCGACGGCGCAATGCGTCGAGCTCGATTTCTTTGAACGTGTGATCGAACTGGCGCGAAAGCACGATATTCTTGTTGTCCACGATCTCGCGTACGCGGACATTGTGTTCGATGGCTGGAAGGCTCCTTCAATCATGCAGATACCCGGTGCGAAGAACGTCGCTGTCGAGTTTTTCACGCTATCGAAGAGCTATAACATGGCGGGTTGGAGAATCGGCTTTATGGTCGGAAACGCTGACCTGGTTCATGCGCTTGCACGCATCAAGAGCTACCATGACTACGGTACGTTTACTCCGCTTCAAGTCGCCGCAATCGCTGCGCTTGAAGGTGACCAGCAATGTGTCATGGACATTGCTGCCCAGTATGAGAGCAGACGCAATGTCTTGGTCAAAGGGCTTAACGAAGCCGGATGGTTGGTCGATCGGCCGAAAGCCTCAATGTATATATGGGCACGCATTCCGGAACCCTATAGTTCGCTGGGCTCGCTTGAATTTGCGAAGCGTCTGCTTGAAAAGGCGAAGGTGTCCGTATCACCCGGTATTGGATTCGGCGATTACGGCGATGGCTATGTGCGTTTTGCGCTGATCGAGAATGAGAGCCGCATTCGTCAGGCTGTACGGGGGATTAAGTCGATGTTCAAAGTCGATGGTCTGGTCAATCCGGCGACCGAGGTAACTCCGCTGGCGTGACGGCGCCGAACGGTTGAACTAAAGTGCAGGGTCTCCGGGCGGGGCCCGACGGCCCCGCCAGGCACGCGCGGTCAACTTTCTCTGGAACTACTGCAACGAGCTGTCGGTAAGGGCGTGGGAACGGGAGCGGTGGTTCCTCTCGGGCTACGATTTTCATCCATTCACGAAGGGCGCCGGCAAGGCAGGACTTGACCTTCACTCGGGCACGATCCAGGCTGTCACTGAAGAATATGCCACGCGCAGAAAGCAGGCCCGGAAGGTGAAACTGCGCTGGCGGTCGTCGCGTGGTGCGCGGCGTTCGCTGGGCTGGATACCCTTGAAGGGAAACGCAATCCGCTACCGCAACGGACAGCTGTTCATCGGCCAGATGGTCCTGTCGCTGTGGGACAGCTACGGCCTCGCGGGCTACGAACTCGGCGCCGGCAACATCAGTGAGGACTCACGTGGCCGGTGGTATATCAACATCTGCGGGAAGCTGGGCCCACAGCAGGGGCCGCGTCACAGAGAAGCAACGAGGTCCGTTGGCATTGATCTCGGGCTGAAGGATTTTGCTGCCTTGAGCGACGCACACGTGGTCGGTCCGGCGCGCCACTATCGCGAGCTTGAGGCTAAGCTTGCGAAGGCGCAGCGCGCGCGGAAGAAGGCTCGCGTGCGTGCGATTCACGCGAAAATAAAGAATTCCCGGAAAGATCAGCTGCATAAGCTTTCCACGGCGCTCGTGCAGGAGTATGGCGCCATCTTCATCGGCAACGTGAACGCTTCGGCGCTTGCGAAGACACGGATGGCGAAGTCCGTGCTCGACGGGGGCTGGAGTTCGTTCCGAACCATGCTGCAGTACAAGTGCGATTACGCGGGCGTGTGGTTCGATGAGGTCGATGAAGCGTATTCAACCTAGACCTGTAGCTGCTGTAAAAGGCGCACAGGCCCGAAGGGCCTGGAGGGACTTGGAATGAGAGAGTGGGCCTGCCTCGAGTGTGGCGCGTGTCATCATCGCGACATCAATGCGGCAGACAACATTCTCGCGGCGGGACGTCGCCGTCTGGCAGTAGGAATCCCCGTCCTTCCCGCGCCCTGCGCGGCAGCCGCAGGCTGAGGGCGGGGAGGACGTCAAAATTAGGGCTTCATAAGATTGGCGTTTGAGCGCCTGAGAGTCCACCGCTAGACGTGGATCGACGAGGAGCAATTGCTGACGCTCGCCAACCCGCTCGCGAAGAACGCCTACGGGCGATATCTGAAAAACATTATTACGGACCAAGTTGCATGACCATCCTAGTAACCGCTACGGCACTGCCTGAAGTCAAGATTATCGAGCCGAAAGTGTTCGGCGACGCGCGGGGTTTTTTCTTCGAAAGCTTCAATGCGAAGGAGTTCGCCGAGCAGGTCGAGACCGGCGTCGAGTTCGTGCAGGACAACCATTCGCGCTCCTCGAAAGGCGTGCTGCGTGGCTTGCATTATCAAATCCAGAACGCGCAGGGCAAGCTTGTGCGCGTGGTTGAAGGTGAAGTGTTCGACGTTGCTGTCGACATCCGCAAGAGCTCGCGGAATTTCGGCAAGTGGGTGGGCGTCACACTGTCGGTGGAGAACCATCAACAGTTGTGGGTGCCGCCTGGTTTCGCACACGGGTTCGTCGTGTTGAGCGAATCGGCGCAGGTCCTCTACAAGACCACCGATTACTGGTTCCCTGAATACGAGCGCAGCATCGTCTGGAACGATCCCGCGGTCGGCATCGAGTGGCCGATTAACTTCGAGCCATTGCTGGCAGCGAAAGACGCAGCAGGCAAGCGTCTTACCGATACTGAAGTTTACGCCTAAGGGGTTGCCGCATGAGCGCACCTGATGCCAGGCGGACGATTCTCGTCAACGGTGTTAATGGTCAGGTTCGCTTCGAGCTCGTGCGTACGCTGCAAGGGCGTGGCAGCGTGGCAGCGTGGTCGCGGTCGACCGCGTCACGCTGGATCCGTCCAATCTGAATCAGGTCCGTGTCGTTGTTCGAGACGTGCGGCCTGCGCTGATCGTCAATCGTTGTTAGCAGCGGATGGATGGCGGATAGAGCCGGCATTTGCGTTGAAGGTTGCCGATTTCGCAGACGGCATCGACACGCGAAGTTGTGCTGCAATATGCAATGGCAACTCGAAGGCTCCGATTCAGTGCCGGGAATGATGCGATCTATTGAGCGCCACGCGCTTACCGTAAGTTTGAAGGTGCATAAACCTGCACATGCAGATTGTCTTCGGCTACAAAACCCTCAGGACAAAGGTTGGTAACCGAAGGGACGCTTCCCGTGAGCGTCCAGTGTTGAACGCCTCCTACCGGGCGGAGAGCAGTTGCCTATAATTGCAACGCCTCCATGTTCGAGAGAAACTTCATCCCATTGGACAGGCCGACAGCGCCCGCGAGTTCACCGCTCAGTAATGACGGGAGCAGACTCGCACGTAGCGCTGTATTCTCGCTTTGAAGCAGGCATTCGATGAACGCTCGCTGTCCCCAGAATACCAATGCCGCCGCCATTGAATCTTCAGTTATCGTCGCGATTGCGTCAATGGCATGCAGAATGGTTCCACCGGAACCGCCGATATCTGTCGGAACGCCGATACGGAACAGGCCCGCTTGTCCCAGTTGAGGGAGAACCTGTGAGGCGAGATGACGATCAAGATCGAGTTGTTCGGCTCGCGCCTGAAGCCAGGTCGAAACCTCACGAATCCGGAACCTGACGTGGGCTGGCTGATCCGTTAGCGGATGGACTCCAAAGTTGTCGTTCAGCATCACGTCGGTGTCCATCGAAAATCCTGCAACTCAGCGTTCATTTCGTTCTGGGTGAGGTTATTCGCAAAATTGCAGAGGGTCGCGAGGCTCACACCCAGCTCTATCTCCAATGCGTTCGCTTCGGTCAGTCCCGCATTTCGAAACTCCTCGAGCGATTGACCGTCGACCGCTCCATGCATGGCAATGACAGACCTGGTGAATATCGCGATGGTGTTCAAGCGTGTGTCGCTGAGAGGCCTATTACCTCTGAAGGCAGTGACGAGATCTGACGCGAGGT from Paraburkholderia sp. IMGN_8 encodes the following:
- a CDS encoding IS630 family transposase, translated to MREDDGRKLSHEALEQIRIHAVMRVQAGESPGNVIRALGFTRPRIYEWLAAYRRGGIEALRSKPVPGRPMKLSVEDVNFIYEAVTTKTPMQLEFESALWSRDIVRELIRRHLGIGMSKNSVVRLLSKLGLSAQRPLARAYHRDPELTDTWMREQYPAIVKKARSVGARIMFVDESMVQSGCRSGTSYAKRGKASLVGVTNGRFKGNLISVINSHGEVRFMFAEGPLNVEVYVDFVTRLLLTEDGPIFLIADGQSIHQTKAVKQLAAQSDGRLHMFQLPRYSSSHVS
- the alaC gene encoding alanine transaminase, with translation MTVRSGKRNFARIDRLPPYVFNITAELKLAARRRGEDIIDMSMGNPDGATPAHIVAKLNEVALRPDTHGYSTSRGIPRLRRAISRWYETRYGVDIDPDSETIVTIGSKEGLAHLMLATLDRGDTVLVPDPSYPIHIYGAVIAGADIRSVPLIPGVDFFAELENAIRGSYPKPKMMILGFPSNPTAQCVELDFFERVIELARKHDILVVHDLAYADIVFDGWKAPSIMQIPGAKNVAVEFFTLSKSYNMAGWRIGFMVGNADLVHALARIKSYHDYGTFTPLQVAAIAALEGDQQCVMDIAAQYESRRNVLVKGLNEAGWLVDRPKASMYIWARIPEPYSSLGSLEFAKRLLEKAKVSVSPGIGFGDYGDGYVRFALIENESRIRQAVRGIKSMFKVDGLVNPATEVTPLA
- a CDS encoding transposase → MSVRAWERERWFLSGYDFHPFTKGAGKAGLDLHSGTIQAVTEEYATRRKQARKVKLRWRSSRGARRSLGWIPLKGNAIRYRNGQLFIGQMVLSLWDSYGLAGYELGAGNISEDSRGRWYINICGKLGPQQGPRHREATRSVGIDLGLKDFAALSDAHVVGPARHYRELEAKLAKAQRARKKARVRAIHAKIKNSRKDQLHKLSTALVQEYGAIFIGNVNASALAKTRMAKSVLDGGWSSFRTMLQYKCDYAGVWFDEVDEAYST
- a CDS encoding zinc ribbon domain-containing protein: MREWACLECGACHHRDINAADNILAAGRRRLAVGIPVLPAPCAAAAG
- the rfbC gene encoding dTDP-4-dehydrorhamnose 3,5-epimerase, giving the protein MTILVTATALPEVKIIEPKVFGDARGFFFESFNAKEFAEQVETGVEFVQDNHSRSSKGVLRGLHYQIQNAQGKLVRVVEGEVFDVAVDIRKSSRNFGKWVGVTLSVENHQQLWVPPGFAHGFVVLSESAQVLYKTTDYWFPEYERSIVWNDPAVGIEWPINFEPLLAAKDAAGKRLTDTEVYA
- a CDS encoding acyl-CoA dehydrogenase family protein yields the protein MDTDVMLNDNFGVHPLTDQPAHVRFRIREVSTWLQARAEQLDLDRHLASQVLPQLGQAGLFRIGVPTDIGGSGGTILHAIDAIATITEDSMAAALVFWGQRAFIECLLQSENTALRASLLPSLLSGELAGAVGLSNGMKFLSNMEALQL
- a CDS encoding carboxymuconolactone decarboxylase family protein, translated to METAPEAGRSYLRTALANNGSLPNLVASLTEARDSLEAYLTLGQISGRCGLTLAEREVVQITAATIHGCACCVAGHTAIALKKPDLASDLVTAFRGNRPLSDTRLNTIAIFTRSVIAMHGAVDGQSLEEFRNAGLTEANALEIELGVSLATLCNFANNLTQNEMNAELQDFRWTPT